In a single window of the Gossypium hirsutum isolate 1008001.06 chromosome D02, Gossypium_hirsutum_v2.1, whole genome shotgun sequence genome:
- the LOC107909931 gene encoding transcription factor bHLH111 isoform X3 — MAEECTSTSPTLHNWWDLHHASSLSSWTTNPSSWHHHQNPNSNTRNCDQDDVLSISTSLTNASIHSVLTSVDELSGGGSGTTRQLVEQPTVDPDPSNELINGEHGSDNHLWSHVLSNVGSNGADIGNNLLEAISSKSNSSAAGIFEPACDYLKKIDGNWEFSNSSVFNNFIKNMNEGFDSSSTDNNQQSSSESERLTKLSNMVSHWSIAPPDPQVNPPQFINPKSSSQDPTSLQPPAAFCGMATVKNPIFLSCYGNGNHHHDVKMETQTLDMEAPSSYFRRAFKAGNNSNGYHIHNSPINSSISTEADNFYGSMSHFPCTSNITYCRLSKPLIDIHASSKPSFISPLNLSDCKKQGLQAANSLQTRTRNGRTQGIANEGKKKRGEETSDSTTVLKKPKLENSASSSVKMHAPKVKLGDRITALQQIVSPFGKQLDTSTFYKNKCSY, encoded by the exons ATGGCTGAGGAATGCACTTCCACCTCGCCTACACTGCACAATTGGTGGGATCTCCACCACGCAAGCTCTCTTTCTTCATGGACTACAAACCCTAGTTCTTGGCATCATCATCAAAACCCTAATTCCAATACTCGTAACTGTGATCAGGATGATGTACTTTCCATCTCTACTTCCTTGACTAATGCTTCCATTCATTCAGTGTTAACTAGCGTTGATGAGTTGTCCGGGGGCGGTAGCGGCACTACGCGTCAACTTGTTGAACAACCAACTGTGGATCCTGATCCGTCCAATGAATTGATTAATGGAGAGCATGGTTCCGATAATCATCTTTGGAGCCATGTTTTATC AAATGTTGGGAGCAACGGCGCAGATATAGGAAACAACCTATTAGAGGCAATATCGTCAAAGAGTAACTCATCAGCAGCTGGAATATTTGAACCTGCTTGTGACTACTTAAAGAAAATAGATGGCAATTGGGAATTCTCAAACTCCTCAGTTTtcaacaattttatcaaaaacatGAACGAGGGGTTCGATTCCAGTAGCACTGATAATAATCAACAAAGCTCAAGCGAAAGTGAAAGGTTAACCAAGTTGTCCAACATGGTCAGCCACTGGTCCATAGCACCACCAGACCCTCAAGTCAACCCCCCACAGTTTATTAATCCAAAATCATCATCCCAAGATCCGACCTCTTTGCAGCCGCCTGCTGCCTTTTGTGGAATGGCAACGGTCAAAAACCCAATTTTTCTATCATGTTATGGAAATGGTAATCATCATCATGATGTGAAAATGGAGACCCAAACTCTAGATATGGAAGCTCCAAGTTCCTATTTTCGAAGGGCTTTCAAGGCTGGTAACAATAGCAATGGGTATCATATTCACAACAGCCCTATTAACAGTTCAATATCAACGGAAGCTGACAACTTTTATGGATCCATGTCTCATTTTCCATGCACAAGTAACATTACTTATTGCAGATTAAGCAAACCTTTGATTGACATCCATGCATCATCAAAGCCCAGTTTTATTAGTCCCTTGAATTTATCAGATTGCAAGAAACAAGGGCTCCAAGCTGCAAATTCTCTGcag ACAAGGACCAGAAACGGTAGAACACAAGGGATTGCAAAcgagggaaaaaagaaaagaggtgaagaAACGTCCGACAGTACTACAGTGTTGAAAAAGCCTAAGCTGGAAAATTCTGCATCTTCATCTGTAAAG ATGCACGCCCCAAAAGTGAAGCTAGGAGACAGGATAACAGCACTTCAACAAATTGTGTCGCCATTTGGAAAG CAATTGGATACATCAACTTTCTACAAGAACAAGTGCAG TTACTGA
- the LOC107909931 gene encoding transcription factor bHLH111 isoform X1 translates to MAEECTSTSPTLHNWWDLHHASSLSSWTTNPSSWHHHQNPNSNTRNCDQDDVLSISTSLTNASIHSVLTSVDELSGGGSGTTRQLVEQPTVDPDPSNELINGEHGSDNHLWSHVLSNVGSNGADIGNNLLEAISSKSNSSAAGIFEPACDYLKKIDGNWEFSNSSVFNNFIKNMNEGFDSSSTDNNQQSSSESERLTKLSNMVSHWSIAPPDPQVNPPQFINPKSSSQDPTSLQPPAAFCGMATVKNPIFLSCYGNGNHHHDVKMETQTLDMEAPSSYFRRAFKAGNNSNGYHIHNSPINSSISTEADNFYGSMSHFPCTSNITYCRLSKPLIDIHASSKPSFISPLNLSDCKKQGLQAANSLQTRTRNGRTQGIANEGKKKRGEETSDSTTVLKKPKLENSASSSVKMHAPKVKLGDRITALQQIVSPFGKTDTASVLLEAIGYINFLQEQVQLLSNPYMKPNSHKDPWGSLDIKEQKGDIKVDLRSRGLCLVPISCTPKVYHENTASDYWSPTYRGCLYR, encoded by the exons ATGGCTGAGGAATGCACTTCCACCTCGCCTACACTGCACAATTGGTGGGATCTCCACCACGCAAGCTCTCTTTCTTCATGGACTACAAACCCTAGTTCTTGGCATCATCATCAAAACCCTAATTCCAATACTCGTAACTGTGATCAGGATGATGTACTTTCCATCTCTACTTCCTTGACTAATGCTTCCATTCATTCAGTGTTAACTAGCGTTGATGAGTTGTCCGGGGGCGGTAGCGGCACTACGCGTCAACTTGTTGAACAACCAACTGTGGATCCTGATCCGTCCAATGAATTGATTAATGGAGAGCATGGTTCCGATAATCATCTTTGGAGCCATGTTTTATC AAATGTTGGGAGCAACGGCGCAGATATAGGAAACAACCTATTAGAGGCAATATCGTCAAAGAGTAACTCATCAGCAGCTGGAATATTTGAACCTGCTTGTGACTACTTAAAGAAAATAGATGGCAATTGGGAATTCTCAAACTCCTCAGTTTtcaacaattttatcaaaaacatGAACGAGGGGTTCGATTCCAGTAGCACTGATAATAATCAACAAAGCTCAAGCGAAAGTGAAAGGTTAACCAAGTTGTCCAACATGGTCAGCCACTGGTCCATAGCACCACCAGACCCTCAAGTCAACCCCCCACAGTTTATTAATCCAAAATCATCATCCCAAGATCCGACCTCTTTGCAGCCGCCTGCTGCCTTTTGTGGAATGGCAACGGTCAAAAACCCAATTTTTCTATCATGTTATGGAAATGGTAATCATCATCATGATGTGAAAATGGAGACCCAAACTCTAGATATGGAAGCTCCAAGTTCCTATTTTCGAAGGGCTTTCAAGGCTGGTAACAATAGCAATGGGTATCATATTCACAACAGCCCTATTAACAGTTCAATATCAACGGAAGCTGACAACTTTTATGGATCCATGTCTCATTTTCCATGCACAAGTAACATTACTTATTGCAGATTAAGCAAACCTTTGATTGACATCCATGCATCATCAAAGCCCAGTTTTATTAGTCCCTTGAATTTATCAGATTGCAAGAAACAAGGGCTCCAAGCTGCAAATTCTCTGcag ACAAGGACCAGAAACGGTAGAACACAAGGGATTGCAAAcgagggaaaaaagaaaagaggtgaagaAACGTCCGACAGTACTACAGTGTTGAAAAAGCCTAAGCTGGAAAATTCTGCATCTTCATCTGTAAAG ATGCACGCCCCAAAAGTGAAGCTAGGAGACAGGATAACAGCACTTCAACAAATTGTGTCGCCATTTGGAAAG ACTGATACGGCCTCTGTTTTACTAGAAGCAATTGGATACATCAACTTTCTACAAGAACAAGTGCAG TTACTGAGTAATCCTTACATGAAGCCCAACTCTCATAAG GATCCATGGGGCAGCTTGGATATAAAAGAGCAGAAAGGAGATATTAAGGTTGATCTAAGGAGCAGAGGTTTATGTTTAGTTCCAATATCTTGTACCCCAAAAGTTTACCATGAAAACACTGCTTCAGATTACTGGAGCCCAACATATAGAGGATGTTTGTATAGATGA
- the LOC107909931 gene encoding transcription factor bHLH111 isoform X2 — MAEECTSTSPTLHNWWDLHHASSLSSWTTNPSSWHHHQNPNSNTRNCDQDDVLSISTSLTNASIHSVLTSVDELSGGGSGTTRQLVEQPTVDPDPSNELINGEHGSDNHLWSHVLSNVGSNGADIGNNLLEAISSKSNSSAAGIFEPACDYLKKIDGNWEFSNSSVFNNFIKNMNEGFDSSSTDNNQQSSSESERLTKLSNMVSHWSIAPPDPQVNPPQFINPKSSSQDPTSLQPPAAFCGMATVKNPIFLSCYGNGNHHHDVKMETQTLDMEAPSSYFRRAFKAGNNSNGYHIHNSPINSSISTEADNFYGSMSHFPCTSNITYCRLSKPLIDIHASSKPSFISPLNLSDCKKQGLQAANSLQTRTRNGRTQGIANEGKKKRGEETSDSTTVLKKPKLENSASSSVKMHAPKVKLGDRITALQQIVSPFGKKQLDTSTFYKNKCSY, encoded by the exons ATGGCTGAGGAATGCACTTCCACCTCGCCTACACTGCACAATTGGTGGGATCTCCACCACGCAAGCTCTCTTTCTTCATGGACTACAAACCCTAGTTCTTGGCATCATCATCAAAACCCTAATTCCAATACTCGTAACTGTGATCAGGATGATGTACTTTCCATCTCTACTTCCTTGACTAATGCTTCCATTCATTCAGTGTTAACTAGCGTTGATGAGTTGTCCGGGGGCGGTAGCGGCACTACGCGTCAACTTGTTGAACAACCAACTGTGGATCCTGATCCGTCCAATGAATTGATTAATGGAGAGCATGGTTCCGATAATCATCTTTGGAGCCATGTTTTATC AAATGTTGGGAGCAACGGCGCAGATATAGGAAACAACCTATTAGAGGCAATATCGTCAAAGAGTAACTCATCAGCAGCTGGAATATTTGAACCTGCTTGTGACTACTTAAAGAAAATAGATGGCAATTGGGAATTCTCAAACTCCTCAGTTTtcaacaattttatcaaaaacatGAACGAGGGGTTCGATTCCAGTAGCACTGATAATAATCAACAAAGCTCAAGCGAAAGTGAAAGGTTAACCAAGTTGTCCAACATGGTCAGCCACTGGTCCATAGCACCACCAGACCCTCAAGTCAACCCCCCACAGTTTATTAATCCAAAATCATCATCCCAAGATCCGACCTCTTTGCAGCCGCCTGCTGCCTTTTGTGGAATGGCAACGGTCAAAAACCCAATTTTTCTATCATGTTATGGAAATGGTAATCATCATCATGATGTGAAAATGGAGACCCAAACTCTAGATATGGAAGCTCCAAGTTCCTATTTTCGAAGGGCTTTCAAGGCTGGTAACAATAGCAATGGGTATCATATTCACAACAGCCCTATTAACAGTTCAATATCAACGGAAGCTGACAACTTTTATGGATCCATGTCTCATTTTCCATGCACAAGTAACATTACTTATTGCAGATTAAGCAAACCTTTGATTGACATCCATGCATCATCAAAGCCCAGTTTTATTAGTCCCTTGAATTTATCAGATTGCAAGAAACAAGGGCTCCAAGCTGCAAATTCTCTGcag ACAAGGACCAGAAACGGTAGAACACAAGGGATTGCAAAcgagggaaaaaagaaaagaggtgaagaAACGTCCGACAGTACTACAGTGTTGAAAAAGCCTAAGCTGGAAAATTCTGCATCTTCATCTGTAAAG ATGCACGCCCCAAAAGTGAAGCTAGGAGACAGGATAACAGCACTTCAACAAATTGTGTCGCCATTTGGAAAG AAGCAATTGGATACATCAACTTTCTACAAGAACAAGTGCAG TTACTGA